A stretch of DNA from Henriciella sp. AS95:
GCCCGAGACGGAAGAAAAGATTTCGTTCTGGCGCGGAAAATATCCGGCCGACAAACAGCGCTCGGCCGTGATTCCGCTGCTCTGGCTTGCGCAGAAGGACAATGCCGGCTGGCTGTCCGAGCCGGCCATGCGCGAGGTCGCGAACAGGCTGGAAATGCCATATATTCGTGTCTACGAGGTCGCGACCTTCTACACGATGTTCCGCCTTCAGCCTGTGGGTAAGCATCACGTCCAGCTGTGTGGCACGACGCCATGTATGCTTCGCGGGGCGAATGATCTGAAGAAGGTCTGCGAAAGCAAGATCGGCAAGAAAATGGCCGTTACCGATGACGGTCGGCTCTCGTGGGAAGAGGTCGAATGCCTTGGTGCCTGCGTGAATGCGCCAATGGTTCAGATCAACGACTACTATTACGAGGATCTGACGCCGGAAAAACTGGAAGAGATTCTAGGCAAACTGTCGAATGGCGTCGATGTCGCGCCAGGCACGTTTGTCGACCGCATCAATAGCGCGCCCGAGGGCGGGCTGACCTCGCTCGAAGATGAGGCGTGTTTCGATGGAAGTCGAAACAACATCACGAGTATTCCGAATTTGCCAGAGGCAACCAAGAGCGAAGCGCCGCCTGCCGAAGCCGCTGGCAAGCCCGACCGCCCGGCCCCGACCAATGTCGACCGCGAGGAGCCTGAAGAGGAAGAAATCGAGGCGGACCAGGACGTCGTTGCGAAAGAGAATGCTGACGATGATGCACCGGTCGCGAGCGATGATATCGAAGGCGACCGCCCCGAAGCGGCCAGCGTTGCCGCAGGCGAGGAAGATGATCTCAAGCGCATCAAAGGCATCGGGCCCAAGAATGAGGACCAGCTGAACGAGCTGGGCATCTTCAAGTTCGCGCAGATTGCAGCCTGGACTGAAGAGAACGTAAAATGGGTGGAGGGTTATTTGTCCTTCCGCGGCCGCATCGCTCGCGAGGACTGGATTGGCCAGGCCAAGACACTCGCAGCAGGTGAAGAGACTGAATTTTCCAAACGGGTTGATGCGGGCGATGTCCCATCGAGCCAGGAAGAAGGCGAAGACTGATGCTACAGGACAAGGATCGGATTTTCACGAACCTCTACGGCGTCCATTCGCCGGATCTTGAGGAAGCAAAGAAGCGCGGCGCGTGGCACCTGACGCGTGAGATGCTGCAACAGACGCCAGAATGGATCTGCGATCAGATCAAGGCGTCCGGTCTTCGCGGACGTGGCGGCGCCGGCTTCCCGACGGGTCTGAAATGGACCTTCATGCCGAAGGAAGTTCGCGACCGTCCACACTACCTCGTTGTAAACGCTGATGAATCGGAACCCGGCACCTGTAAGGATCGGGAGATCATGCGCCATGATCCACACTTGTTGATCGAGGGCTGCATGGTCGCGTCATACGCAATGCGGGCGAATGCCTGCTACGTCTATCTGCGCGGCGAATATATTGCTGAACGGGAAGCGCTCGAGAAGGCCGTCAAAGAGGCCTACGAGGCTGGTCTGATCGGCAAGAACAACAAGAATGGCTGGGATTTCGATCTCTATGTCCACCACGGCGCCGGTGCGTATATCTGCGGTGAAGAGACGGCCCTTCTGGAAAGCCTTGAAGGCAAGAAAGGTCAACCCCGTCTGAAGCCGCCATTCCCGGCCAATGCCGGGCTCTATGGTTGCCCGACAACCGTCAACAATGTTGAGTCGATTGCTGTCGCTCCAACAATTCTGCGCCGCGGCGCCGAGTGGTTTGCAGGCTTCGGTCGCCCGAACAATACGGGCACCAAGCTGTTTTGTATCTCCGGGCACGTGAACAAGCCGTGCAATGTTGAAGAAGAGATGTCGATCACCTTCAAGGATCTCATCGAGACCCATTGCGGCGGCATCCGGGGTGGCTGGGACAACCTCAAGGCTGTCATTCCGGGCGGATCATCGGTGCCAATGGTGCCGGCTGAGCAGATCCTGGACGCGTATATGGACTTCGACACGCTACGCGACCTCAAGTCAGGTCTCGGTACGGCGGCCGTGATTGTCATGGACAAATCCACAGACCTGATCCAGGCGATCGCGCGGATCTCATACTTCTACAAGCATGAGAGCTGCGGCCAGTGTACGCCGTGCCGGGAAGGCACCGGCTGGATGTGGCGCGTGCTGGAGCGGATGGCCAAGGGCGTTGCTGAGCACGGTGAGATCGACATGCTGCTCGACGTGTCGCACCAGATTGAGGGCCACACGATTTGCGCACTCGGCGATGCGGCGGCCTGGCCCGTGCAGGGCCTGATTCGTCACTTCCGTCATGAAATCGAAGATCGCATCACCCAGTACCGGGCGCCGCGCGCGCTGGTGCAGGGCAATGTGGTTGCGGCTGAGTAGCGGGGCAGGGCTGGGATGGATCTGACGCGCAATATTATCACCGCCATCTGGTGTGCTGTGATTATCGGGACGAATGTGTTCGGCCTGATTGTCCTGTCGCAGGTGGTCGGTATGAATGCGCTGCTGTCGCCTGGCTTGTTGCTGCCTGTCGTCAAGATGGCGTTGATGGCGGGCTTCGGACTGCTGGCACTGGTGTCGACGAAGTATCTCTGGTTCGTGCTGGCGGTCGCCGTTATGGCGCTGCTCCTGGGACTGACCTACGACATTTTTATACAGCGTATGTGGCGTTCGTCCGGTATGCTCGGCGCCCTCGCGACAATTATTCCGACCTATCTCCTCGCGCGGTGGAACACCGCTGCGCGCAAAACGAATTTCAATCCCGTGAAAGAGTTCTGATTCATGGCTGATGATCTGTTCAAACTGAATATCGACGGTAAGGACATTGAGGTCCCGAAGTCCTACACGCTTATGCAGGCGTGCGAGGAAGCGGGCGCCGAGATTCCACGCTTCTGTTACCATGAGCGACTATCGGTCGCCGGTAATTGCCGTATGTGTCTTGTCCAATGGAAGGGCGCGCCGAAGCCGATTGCGAGCTGCGCCCAGACCGTTGGCGAGATGCGGATGAACCCTGACGGCACGCCACCGAACATTCTCACTTCAGGTGATTATGTTGAAAAGGCGCGCAACGGCGTCATGGAGTTCCTGCTGATCAACCACCCGCTGGACTGCCCGATCTGTGACCAGGGCGGCGAATGCGACCTGCAGGATCAGGCGATGGCTTATGGCCGGTCGGGCTCGCGCTACGACCTCAACAAGCGCGCGGTGGAAAACAAATATATGGGGCCGCTGGTCAAGACGATCATGACGCGCTGCATTCAGTGTACGCGCTGTGTCCGCTTTGCTGCCGAGGTCGCAGGCGTTGAGGAAATCGGCATGATTTCCCGCGGTGAAGACGCTGAAATCACGACATATCTTGAGGAGTCTCTCACCTCAGAGCTTTCCGGCAATGTGATTGACCTCTGCCCGGTCGGCGCGCTGACGTCGAAGCCGTATGCTTACAATGCGCGCCCATGGGAGCTGCGCAAGACCGAATCGATCGACGTCATGGACGCGCTCGGCTCGGCGATCCGAATTGATGCCAAAGGGGATGCGGTCATGCGCATCATGCCGATCATCAACGAGGAAGTGAATGAAGAGTGGCTTTCCGATAAGTCGCGGTTCATCTGGGACGGTCTCGGCCGTCAGCGCCTCGACAAACCGTATATCCGCGAGAACGGTAAGCTGCGTCCGGCAAGCTGGAGCGAAGCGCTGTCGGCAACCGCAGACCTGTTGAAGGGTGACGCGTCGAAGATCGGCATGATTGCTGGCGATCTCATCGAAGTTGAGCAAGCCAAAGCGGCGCTGGATCTGGCGCGCAATCTCGGTATTCAGTCGACGGATTGCCGCCCTGCGGGCGCAAAATATGGCACAGATTCAGTGCGTGAGCGCTACATTCTGAACCCGACCTTGATGGGTGTGGAAGAAGCCGATGCGTTGCTCCTGATTGGTGTGAACCCGCGCGTCGAAGCGGCCGTCTGGAATGCGCGTATCCGGAAGGCCTGGCTGTGGAATGATCTGAAGGTTGGTGTCGTCGGTGAGCCGGTCGACCTGACTTACGATTATGAGCACCTCGGTTCAGCGGCAGACAGTCTGACCGGTCTCTATGGTCGCGACAGCACCTTTATGGAGTCGTTCCGCAAGGCGAAGCGGCCGATGGTCGTTGTTGGTGAGCAGGCACTGCTCGGCGATGCGGGGCTCGACGTGTTGAACGCAGCGCACGGTCTGGCACTGGAAGCATCCGCCATCAGTGAAGACTGGAGCGGATTTGGCGTGCTTCACAACGCAGCTGGCCGTGTTGGCGCGCTCGATGTCGGTTTTGTGCCTGGCGAAGGCGGCGCAGACACTGCTGCCATGTTGTCCGGCGGCGTCGACACGCTGGTTCTTCTTGGGGCGGATGAGCTTGATCTATCTGGCCTCGGCGACACAAAGACGATCTATGTCGGTCACCATGGCGACGCGGGCGCGGCGAAAGCCGATATCATTCTTCCCTGCGCGGCATACTCTGAAATTGACGCGACCTACGTGAATACAGAAGGCCGCGTACAGATGACGAGCCAGGCCGTGCAGCCAAAAGGCGAGGCCAAGGATGGCTGGGCAATCTTCCGCGCCCTGTCGGACTCGGTCGGCAAAACGCTCGCTTACGATTCGGCGGCTGAACTTCGGGAAATCCTGCGCGAGCAGAATTCTGTGTTTGCAGGCCACGGATTCGCCCCAGGCACAGCCGGTCATACGGCGCTGAGCGAACCGCCCGCCAAACCGGAAGGCCTTGAAAAAGCGCGTCCTTTTGAAGCGCCTTTTGCGGATTTCTACCTGACGAACCCGATTGCCCGGGCTTCCAAGACAATGGCTGAGTGCTCGCTGATGAAGCGTGGCCTTGAAACGCCGGTAGCAGCGGAGTAGGCGAGCGCCATGAGTGCATTCATCCAGGAACATGGACTGCTTTTTGGCTGGCTGACAGTGATCAGCCAGATATTGCTGTTCACGGTCGTGCTTCTGCTGTCGCTGGCCTTCCTGCTGCTGATGGACCGCAAGGTCTGGGCAGCGGTGATGATGCGCAAAGGCCCGAACGTGGTTGGCCCGTTCGGCCTGCTGCAGAGCTTTGCAGATTTCGGGAAATTCCTTCTCAAGGAAATCATTATCCCTGCGGGTGCGAACAAGACGGTCTTCCTGCTCGCGCCGATCCTGTCTCTGACGTTGGCATTCGCGTCCTGGGCCGTGATCCCGGTTGCGCCAGGCTGGGTCGTTTCCGACCTCAATGTCGGCATCCTCTACCTGTTCGCGATCTCGTCGCTTGGTGTTTACGGCATCATCATGGGCGGCTGGGCATCCAACTCGAAATATCCATTTCTCGGATCGCTCCGGTCTGCAGCGCAGATGGTGTCATATGAAGTCTCGATTGGTTTCATCATCATCACCGTGATCCTGCTCGTTGGCTCGATGAACCTGTCTGAGATCGTCAATAACCAGTCAGGTGGCTTCTGGACGTGGCACGTCTTCAGCTTCAATCACATCATCCTCTTCCCGGTTATGGTGGTGATGTTTGTGATGTTCTTTGTCTCGGCCTTGGCTGAAACAAACCGGCCGCCATTTGACTTGCCGGAAGCAGAATCCGAACTCGTTGCCGGCTATCAGGTCGAGTATTCGTCAACGCCATACCTGCTCTTCATGATCGGTGAATATCTCAACATCGTTCTGATGTGCGCCATGATGACCATCCTGTTCCTGGGTGGATGGCATGGACCAATTGCGATGGGTGAGGACTTTGTCGCCAATTTCCCGCTCTGGCTCGTCAATCTTGGTCATCTGGCCTGGTTCATGGCGAAGATTGTTTTCTTCTTCTTCCTCTTCGCGCTGGTGAAAGCCGTCGTTCCGCGTTACCGGTACGACCAGCTGATGCGGCTTGGCTGGAAGATCTTTCTGCCGACGTCACTCGTCGCTGTCTTCATTGTCGCGGGATATGTTGTTTATGCGGGAGTCCAGTCATGAGCCTCGTTCAAACCATTCGCGGCGCGCTGCTAACTGATTTCTTCAGCGCCTTTGGCCTTGGCCTTCGTGAGATGTTCCGCCGCAAGGCGACGAACAATTACCCGTTCGAGAAAAACCCGCTGAGCCCGCGCTTTCGCGGCGAGCATGCGCTGCGTCGTTATCCCAATGGCGAAGAGCGCTGCATCGCCTGTAAGCTGTGTGAGGCGATCTGTCCGGCGCAGGCCATCACGATTGAGGCCGAGCCGCGCGAAGACGGGTCTCGCCGCACCACGCGCTATGACATCGACATGGTGAAATGCATCTATTGCGGCTTCTGTCAGGAAGCCTGCCCAGTGGACGCCATTGTCGAGGGGCCGAATTTCGAATTCGCGACGGAAACGCGCGAAGAACTTTACTACGACAAAGAGAGACTGCTTGCGAACGGAGATCGCTGGGAACGGCTGATCGCACGCAATCTCGAACTCGACGCGCCGTACCGCTAGGGCGGTGCAGATTTAGGATTTTGGCGGCACTGCCGCTGCAATGATTGGGGCTGACCCGGTGGAACTGATTGCCTTTTACATATTGGCGGCCATCGTCACGATTTCCGCTATCGCGGTGATCGCGGCCAAGAACCCGGTGCACTCGGTGCTCTGGCTGATCCTTACTTTCTTTACGTCGGCCGGGCTGCTCGTCCTGATCGGGGCGGAATTTCTCGCCATGTTGCTGGTCGTCGTCTATGTCGGCGCGGTTGCCGTGCTGTTCCTGTTCGTTGTGATGATGCTCGACGTGGACTTTGTTGAGCTGAAGCAGGGCTTCCTCGGCTATCTGCCGTTTGGCGTCCTGATGGGGATTGCCTTCATTGCCGAGATCGCGCTGGCGACCTTTGCGCGTGGCGGCGGCAACGACAATTTCAATCCGTATCCTGGCGCCGAGACGAATGCCGAGGCGATTGGCCAGGTCATGTACACCGATTACCTGCTGCTCTTTCAGCTGTCGGGCATCATCCTGCTGGTCGCCATGATCGGCGCCATTGTGCTGACGCTTCGTCATCGCCCGCACGTCAAACGACAGAATATCGCGAAGCAGACCGCGCGCCGCCGCAAGGATGCGACGCGTCAGCTGGACGTCAAATCGGGCGAGGGGCTGTAGCCATGGATATTACCGTCAATCACTTCCTGGCCGTTTCGGCAGTGCTGTTCACGACAGGCGTCGTCGGCATCTTTGTGAACCGTAAGAACATTATCGTCATCCTGATGGCGATCGAGCTGATCCTGCTTTCGGTCAATCTGAACCTGGTGGCATTCTCTGTTTTCTCCGGCACGATCACCGGGCAGATCTTTGCCATGCTTGTACTGACTGTCGCGGCCGCTGAGGCCGCCGTGGGGCTTGCGATCCTGGTGGTCTACTTCCGCAATCGCGGCGATATCGCCGTCGAGAGCGTGGATCTGATGAAGGGCTGACCCAGACATGCTTTCCGATTCCCTTCTTCTCTTTATCGTTCTCGGGCCTGGCCTTGCGGCCATCATCGCAGGCCTGTTTCAGAAGGTCGTGACCGACCGCGGTGCGATGATCATCACGACCGGCACGGTTGGCCTGGCGGGCATCCTGTCGATCATCCAGCTCTTCCTGTTTGCGTTTGGCGGTCATGAAGCGGCTGAAGCCGTGCACACAGCAGGCCCGGCTGAGGGCGCGCATGGAGCGGTTGCCGCTGAAGCCTTCCATCACGTTATCAAGCTGATGACCTGGATGGATGTCGGCCAGTTCCACGCCGACTGGGCGATCCGGGTAGATGCGCTTTCCATCGTCATGATGGCCGTTATCACCGGCGTGTCCGGGCTCGTGCACCTCTATTCCTGGGGCTACATGTCGGAAGATCCGCACCGCGCGCGCTTCTTCTCTTACCTGTCGCTGTTCACATTCATGATGTTGATGCTGGTGACGGCAGACAATTTCATCCAGCTCTTCTTCGGCTGGGAAGGCGTTGGCCTCGCATCCTACCTGCTCATCGGTTTCTGGTATCAGAACAAGGCGCCGAATGACGCTGCCATCAAGGCCTTCGTGACCAACCGCGTGGGTGACTTCGGTCTCGCTCTAGGCATCATGGCCGTTTTCCTGGTGTTTGGCTCGGTTGAGTTCGCGCCGGTTCTTGATGCCATCAAGGCGAACGCAACGGTCACGCCGCTCGCTCTGGCGGCCGCGGCACCTGTGCAGGAGCTTGTGATCCCGTTCCTCAACTGGGACCTACCGGCGCTCGAAGTGATCGGCGTTCTGCTGTTCATCGGGGCGATGGGTAAGTCGGCCCAGTTCTTCCTGCATGTCTGGCTACCGGACGCCATGGAAGGCCCGACGCCCGTATCGGCGCTTATTCACGCTGCGACCATGGTGACTGCGGGCGTCTATCTCGTCTGCCTTGTTTCGCCGATCTATGAGTACGCGCCTGTTGCCGCTGGAATGGTGACGATTATTGGCGCGGTAACCGCGCTTTATGCGGCAACGGTTGGTCTCGCCCAGAATGACATCAAGCGGGTCATCGCCTATTCAACGTGTTCGCAGCTTGGCTACATGTTCTTCGCAGCCGGTATTGGCGCTTATCAGGCCGCCATGTTCCACCTGTTTACCCACGCCTTCTTCAAGGCGTTGCTCTTCCTCGGTGCCGGCTCGGTTATTCATGGCATGCACCATGAGCAGGATATGCGCCGTATGGGCGGTGTCGCGAAATACATGCCGCTTACCTATGCGGCCATGATGATCGGTACGATCGCGATTATCGGTCTCGGTCTGCCGCACTCGCAGCTCGGTTTTGCTGGCTTCTTTTCCAAG
This window harbors:
- the nuoE gene encoding NADH-quinone oxidoreductase subunit NuoE, whose protein sequence is MALRRFDIEAGGDTFAFKPETEEKISFWRGKYPADKQRSAVIPLLWLAQKDNAGWLSEPAMREVANRLEMPYIRVYEVATFYTMFRLQPVGKHHVQLCGTTPCMLRGANDLKKVCESKIGKKMAVTDDGRLSWEEVECLGACVNAPMVQINDYYYEDLTPEKLEEILGKLSNGVDVAPGTFVDRINSAPEGGLTSLEDEACFDGSRNNITSIPNLPEATKSEAPPAEAAGKPDRPAPTNVDREEPEEEEIEADQDVVAKENADDDAPVASDDIEGDRPEAASVAAGEEDDLKRIKGIGPKNEDQLNELGIFKFAQIAAWTEENVKWVEGYLSFRGRIAREDWIGQAKTLAAGEETEFSKRVDAGDVPSSQEEGED
- the nuoF gene encoding NADH-quinone oxidoreductase subunit NuoF, which translates into the protein MLQDKDRIFTNLYGVHSPDLEEAKKRGAWHLTREMLQQTPEWICDQIKASGLRGRGGAGFPTGLKWTFMPKEVRDRPHYLVVNADESEPGTCKDREIMRHDPHLLIEGCMVASYAMRANACYVYLRGEYIAEREALEKAVKEAYEAGLIGKNNKNGWDFDLYVHHGAGAYICGEETALLESLEGKKGQPRLKPPFPANAGLYGCPTTVNNVESIAVAPTILRRGAEWFAGFGRPNNTGTKLFCISGHVNKPCNVEEEMSITFKDLIETHCGGIRGGWDNLKAVIPGGSSVPMVPAEQILDAYMDFDTLRDLKSGLGTAAVIVMDKSTDLIQAIARISYFYKHESCGQCTPCREGTGWMWRVLERMAKGVAEHGEIDMLLDVSHQIEGHTICALGDAAAWPVQGLIRHFRHEIEDRITQYRAPRALVQGNVVAAE
- the nuoG gene encoding NADH-quinone oxidoreductase subunit NuoG, whose translation is MADDLFKLNIDGKDIEVPKSYTLMQACEEAGAEIPRFCYHERLSVAGNCRMCLVQWKGAPKPIASCAQTVGEMRMNPDGTPPNILTSGDYVEKARNGVMEFLLINHPLDCPICDQGGECDLQDQAMAYGRSGSRYDLNKRAVENKYMGPLVKTIMTRCIQCTRCVRFAAEVAGVEEIGMISRGEDAEITTYLEESLTSELSGNVIDLCPVGALTSKPYAYNARPWELRKTESIDVMDALGSAIRIDAKGDAVMRIMPIINEEVNEEWLSDKSRFIWDGLGRQRLDKPYIRENGKLRPASWSEALSATADLLKGDASKIGMIAGDLIEVEQAKAALDLARNLGIQSTDCRPAGAKYGTDSVRERYILNPTLMGVEEADALLLIGVNPRVEAAVWNARIRKAWLWNDLKVGVVGEPVDLTYDYEHLGSAADSLTGLYGRDSTFMESFRKAKRPMVVVGEQALLGDAGLDVLNAAHGLALEASAISEDWSGFGVLHNAAGRVGALDVGFVPGEGGADTAAMLSGGVDTLVLLGADELDLSGLGDTKTIYVGHHGDAGAAKADIILPCAAYSEIDATYVNTEGRVQMTSQAVQPKGEAKDGWAIFRALSDSVGKTLAYDSAAELREILREQNSVFAGHGFAPGTAGHTALSEPPAKPEGLEKARPFEAPFADFYLTNPIARASKTMAECSLMKRGLETPVAAE
- the nuoH gene encoding NADH-quinone oxidoreductase subunit NuoH, with amino-acid sequence MSAFIQEHGLLFGWLTVISQILLFTVVLLLSLAFLLLMDRKVWAAVMMRKGPNVVGPFGLLQSFADFGKFLLKEIIIPAGANKTVFLLAPILSLTLAFASWAVIPVAPGWVVSDLNVGILYLFAISSLGVYGIIMGGWASNSKYPFLGSLRSAAQMVSYEVSIGFIIITVILLVGSMNLSEIVNNQSGGFWTWHVFSFNHIILFPVMVVMFVMFFVSALAETNRPPFDLPEAESELVAGYQVEYSSTPYLLFMIGEYLNIVLMCAMMTILFLGGWHGPIAMGEDFVANFPLWLVNLGHLAWFMAKIVFFFFLFALVKAVVPRYRYDQLMRLGWKIFLPTSLVAVFIVAGYVVYAGVQS
- the nuoI gene encoding NADH-quinone oxidoreductase subunit NuoI; translated protein: MSLVQTIRGALLTDFFSAFGLGLREMFRRKATNNYPFEKNPLSPRFRGEHALRRYPNGEERCIACKLCEAICPAQAITIEAEPREDGSRRTTRYDIDMVKCIYCGFCQEACPVDAIVEGPNFEFATETREELYYDKERLLANGDRWERLIARNLELDAPYR
- a CDS encoding NADH-quinone oxidoreductase subunit J, with translation MIGADPVELIAFYILAAIVTISAIAVIAAKNPVHSVLWLILTFFTSAGLLVLIGAEFLAMLLVVVYVGAVAVLFLFVVMMLDVDFVELKQGFLGYLPFGVLMGIAFIAEIALATFARGGGNDNFNPYPGAETNAEAIGQVMYTDYLLLFQLSGIILLVAMIGAIVLTLRHRPHVKRQNIAKQTARRRKDATRQLDVKSGEGL
- the nuoK gene encoding NADH-quinone oxidoreductase subunit NuoK, with the translated sequence MDITVNHFLAVSAVLFTTGVVGIFVNRKNIIVILMAIELILLSVNLNLVAFSVFSGTITGQIFAMLVLTVAAAEAAVGLAILVVYFRNRGDIAVESVDLMKG
- the nuoL gene encoding NADH-quinone oxidoreductase subunit L, with translation MLSDSLLLFIVLGPGLAAIIAGLFQKVVTDRGAMIITTGTVGLAGILSIIQLFLFAFGGHEAAEAVHTAGPAEGAHGAVAAEAFHHVIKLMTWMDVGQFHADWAIRVDALSIVMMAVITGVSGLVHLYSWGYMSEDPHRARFFSYLSLFTFMMLMLVTADNFIQLFFGWEGVGLASYLLIGFWYQNKAPNDAAIKAFVTNRVGDFGLALGIMAVFLVFGSVEFAPVLDAIKANATVTPLALAAAAPVQELVIPFLNWDLPALEVIGVLLFIGAMGKSAQFFLHVWLPDAMEGPTPVSALIHAATMVTAGVYLVCLVSPIYEYAPVAAGMVTIIGAVTALYAATVGLAQNDIKRVIAYSTCSQLGYMFFAAGIGAYQAAMFHLFTHAFFKALLFLGAGSVIHGMHHEQDMRRMGGVAKYMPLTYAAMMIGTIAIIGLGLPHSQLGFAGFFSKDAILETAFAASENGITFAQVAFWFGIIAALLTSFYSWRLIYMTFHGPREDSMPATAHEADSHADDHLAHDDHADHAHDHHGDPHESPLVMLIPLGLLSLGAIFAGFIFYGSFVGHHQADFWAGAIYTTPANHLLEEKYDVPEWVFWAPLIVTVTGFLIATFTYLFNRGFGAKIAASGGPLHSLFSNKWYFDEIYNATIIRGARILGNVFWKVGDKKIIDGFGPDGVTSAVRWGARRLSAMHTGYLYHYAFVIIGAALVFGAVIFWRVGGAG